In Amphiura filiformis chromosome 1, Afil_fr2py, whole genome shotgun sequence, the following are encoded in one genomic region:
- the LOC140167930 gene encoding receptor-type tyrosine-protein phosphatase kappa-like → MSIPGTSLCEGDIGEEDTKQLTQFHYTTWPDKDVPRHCTPVLKFIKDVNQHHDRKTPLLLHCSAGAGRTGAIITIHGMMELAEEKGQVDIYNFVFSMRNSRPNIVQTASQYSFVHDAMLEYLFCKNTFTEAGIFAGRLKSLQEQNPETGNTYLEDEYEILNLVSPNLVPDKTRGSMKSDNMAKIRFMNSLPVDSSRPYLMTPRGDNDQSPYINASYMDGYKKKDLFISTQMPMANTVIDLWRMMYDYNCTSIVQLNALDSEDENCPQFWPNAGTNEYGPFTVSLMAKESTPDFEIRSLQLVYTKRDVKSPISVCHFQYTTWPKDDERPATSEGILQLISAVEKWQKTVESPGPIVVLCMNAAGRTGAFCTIQTCLDQIREEQGVDVLQNVKHLRIHRTNMVDTAAKYLFCYETILDYLKAFDDYASKKAYQNINVGKAKQIKDDDNNDVQYDNVMRSALVLDTVETKGSKERKQKEDEKNEGAANLSTGSEAKASSKSETDKNKIKEATKSEATGSEAKSPTESEAKSLPETKPKAAPPELKPKPTKKDKKGRERRVEVHQKEVSKGVRKQARKAVRSKNNSIRISCLIPSCSTL, encoded by the exons ATGAGCATTCCTGGTACATCACTCTGCGAAGGTGACATA GGAGAAGAGGATACTAAACAATTGACTCAGTTTCACTACACAACATGGCCTGACAAAGATGTACCAAGGCATTGCACCCCAGTCCTCAAGTTTATCAAAGATGTTAATCAGCATCATGATAGGAAGACACCACTGCTTCTTCACTGCAG TGCTGGTGCAGGGCGTACAGGGGCTATTATAACCATACATGGTATGATGGAATTAGCTGAAGAGAAAGGACAGGTTGACATCTACAACTTTGTGTTTAGTATGAGAAATAGCAGACCAAATATAGTGCAGACTGCT AGCCAGTATTCATTTGTCCATGATGCAATGCTAGAATATTTATTCTGCAAAAACACATTTACAGAAGCAGGCATATTTGCTGGTAGATTGAAATCCCTACAAGAACAGAATCCAGAAACTGGCAACACCTATCTAGAAGATGAATATGAG ATCCTAAATCTAGTGTCACCCAACCTTGTTCCAGATAAAACAAGGGGAAGCATGAAATCAGATAACATGGCCAAAATCAGATTTATGAACAGCTTGCCAG TTGATTCAAGTCGTCCATATCTGATGACTCCAAGAGGTGATAATGATCAAAGCCCATACATCAATGCTTCATACATGGAT GGCTACAAGAAGAAAGACTTATTCATCTCTACTCAGATGCCCATGGCTAATACAGTCATAGATTTATGGAGGATGATGTATGATTACAACTGCACAAGTATTGTACAACTCAATGCTCTGGATTCTGAGGATGAG AATTGTCCACAGTTTTGGCCTAATGCAGGGACCAATGAATACGGACCATTCACAGTATCACTCATGGCCAAAGAAAGCACACCAGACTTTGAAATCAGATCACTACAGCTTGTATACACAAAGAGG GATGTGAAAAGCCCCATCTCAGTGTGTCACTTCCAGTATACAACATGGCCTAAAGACGACGAGAGACCTGCTACATCAGAAGGTATATTACAACTCATATCAGCTGTAGAGAAATGGCAGAAAACAGTGGAGTCACCAGGACCTATAGTTGTTCTATGCAT GAATGCAGCTGGTAGGACTGGAGCTTTCTGTACAATACAGACATGTCTGGATCAGATAAGAGAGGAGCAGGGTGTGGATGTCTTACAAAACGTCAAACATCTCAGAATTCACCGAACTAACATGGTGGATACAGCG gCCAAGTATCTCTTCTGCTATGAGACCATATTAGATTACCTCAAAGCCTTTGATGACTATGCCAGTAAGAAAGCTTACCAGAATATCAATGTCGGCAAAGCTAAACAAATAAAGGACGATGACAATAACGATGTTCAGTATGATAACGTGATGCGATCTGCGCTGGTGCTGGATACAGTGGAGACAAAGGGAAGTAAAGAGAGGAAGCAGAAAGAGGATGAGAAGAATGAAGGTGCTGCAAATTTATCCACTGGTAGTGAGGCTAAAGCTTCTAGTAAGAGTGAGACTGATAAGAACAAGATCAAAGAAGCAACAAAGAGTGAAGCCACAGGAAGTGAGGCTAAATCCCCCACTGAAAGTGAGGCCAAATCATTACCTGAAACGAAGCCTAAAGCAGCACCCCCAGAGTTAAAGCCTAAACCGACAAAGAAGGACAAAAAGGGAAGGGAGCGGAGGGTGGAGGTACACCAAAAGGAAGTGTCAAAGGGAGtaagaaagcaagcaagaaaggcAGTAAGAAGCAAGAACAACTCTATCAGAATATCATGTTTGATACCAAGTTGTAGCACATTGTAG
- the LOC140167920 gene encoding uncharacterized protein, with protein MGTNCLTACGTDTYGYNCDHQCSTTLSTSTCAGSVFCMPDPVGCSCMTGYTGPECQQTCSPGFFGAGCSQDCHCPDGVSCNTFTGVCFSGQGVCAAGWSGTNCQIPASTCLPGYYGTMCTDKCNCQCEKNTGSCTGATECLQGFYGTNCETECHCLNGAACDRDTGKCVVDITTGLSLCEPGYASSTGANFDDCQQYEGCYDSCSKTCHCSLGSSFCSETGVCTGGCDTGWTGAMCHIGIAEVSVESKVNTGESVKFHSIVMWNTVPSTYTLMLYYDSLSASPTQLEMKGMYAIANFTAQPSANGAAVTCVFQYTVNGQTGTAIYSISEDYYNLTPPMLGRPPRADNVGIASVTVSWDAWGTNAEDTGDGPVVAYNVYNVGSPTVVATVAAQQQAVYSAVVGDLTPNTLYRFYVTVEGTNGEGQPSQFVEVTTLPVTTQPTTTTNPPTTQAPTTLTPNAQTTKTTTVGNIQTTKKMTTMQAPVTDSATDRTRPSDRRTTATDSGVLPGDMTTGSDAQTRSTATTQASGGGTGAINGIQLPIIIVVIVSLALILIFIIAVIWFLKKKRSRVKRYPPSIVASEADLDRLSAVFPTSPSASIAEISTLDGIDNLGLDIDETSDSHRPTSMPPLAASSMETPPSVRGRPTSGGLVTHSIKTRLRIPPVNVKDFANYVRAKRQTTDLRVEWESLPKDLARPTTIAKKPENKGKNRYRNVVAYDHSRVVLEPLDEDPDSDYVNACYIKEQFLGFDEIHHGSGGLLQ; from the exons ATGGGAACTAACTGTCTTACAG CATGTGGAACAGATACCTATGGGTACAACTGTGACCATCAGTGTAGTACAACATTATCCACATCCACATGTGCAGGTTcagtgttctgtatgccagatcctgtgggttgtagctgtatgacagGATACACAGGACCAGAATGTCAACAAA CCTGTTCTCCAGGATTCTTTGGTGCTGGTTGTTCACAAGATTGCCATTGTCCAGATGGAGTCAGCTGTAATACATTCACTGGAGTATGTTTTTCAGGTCAAGGAGTTTGTGCAGCAGGATGGTCTGGAACCAACTGTCAAA TTCCAGCATCAACTTGTCTCCCGGGCTATTATGGCACCATGTGCACTGATAAATGCAATTGCCAATGTGAAAAGAACACAGGTTCCTGTACAGGTGCTACTGAGTGTCTACAGGGATTCTATGGTACCAACTGTGAAACAGAATGCCATTGCTTGAATGGTGCAGCATGTGACAGAGATACTGGTAAATGTGTAGTTGATATCACTACTGGACTGAGTCTTTGTGAACCTGGATATGCGTCCTCTACTGGAGCCAACTTTGATGACTGTCAACAAT ATGAAGGTTGCTATGACAGCTGCTCGAAAACATGTCACTGCTCTCTTGGTAGTTCCTTTTGTAGTGAAACCGGTGTATGTACAGGTGGATGTGATACAGGTTGGACTGGAGCAATGTGTCACATAG GTATTGCTGAAGTGTCTGTCGAGAGCAAGGTGAATACTGGAGAGAGTGTGAAATTTCATAGCATAGTAATGTGGAATACAGTACCTTCAACATACACATTGATGTTATATTATGATTCCCTGTCTGCTTCTCCAACACAACTTGAAATGAAAGGAATGTATGCAATAGCCAACTTTACAGCACAACCGTCAGCTAATGGAGCAGCAGTCACATGTGTATTTCAATACACAGTGAATGGACAGACAGGAACAGCTATTTATTCAATCTCAGAAGACTATTATAATT TAACTCCTCCAATGTTAGGTCGACCGCCTAGAGCTGATAATGTAGGCATCGCATCAGTAACAGTATCATGGGATGCATGGGGAACAAATGCAGAGGATACAGGGGATGGACCTGTTGTGGCTTACAATGTGTATAACGTAGGATCACCAACTGTAGTAGCAACTGTAGCTGCCCAACAACAAGCTGTTTACTCTGCCGTTGTTGGAGACCTGACTCCAAATACTTTGTATAGATTTTATGTAACAGTTGAAGGAACTAATGGAGAAGGACAACCAAGTCAATTTGTTGAAGTTACTACTTTACCTGTGACAACACAGCCAACAACAACTACCAACCCACCAACAACTCAAGCCCCAACAACTCTCACTCCCAATGCACAAACTACTAAAACCACAACCGTGGGAAATATACAAACAACTAAGAAGATGACAACAATGCAAGCTCCAGTGACTGACTCAGCAACTGATAGGACAAGGCCATCTGATAGAAGGACTACAGCAACAGACTCTGGTGTTCTACCAGGTGACATGACTACAGGATCAG ATGCTCAGACAAGGTCCACAGCAACAACTCAAGCAAGTGGTGGTGGTACAGGTGCGATAAACGGGATACAGCTACCAATCATCATAGTTGTCATTGTGTCACTTGCTCTCATCCTCATCTTTATCATTGCAGTCATATGGTTCCTCAAAAA AAAACGAAGTCGTGTGAAGCGTTACCCACCCAGCATAGTTGCTAGTGAGGCTGATTTAGACAGATTATCTGCCGTTTTCCCAACATCACCAAGTGCATCTATAGCTGAAA TCTCAACCCTGGACGGTATTGATAACTTGGGCCTAGATATAGATGAAACATCTGACTCACATCGACCAACATCAATGCCACCACTGGCTGCTAGCAGCATGGAAACACCGCCCTCAGTGAGGGGACGTCCTACAAGCGGTGGCTTGGTAACGCATTCCATTAAGACAAGACTGCGTATCCCACCGGTGAACGTGAAGGATTTTGCTAATTATGTGAGAGCAAAAAGGCAGACCACTGATCTGAGAGTGGAGTGGGAG AGCCTTCCAAAAGATCTTGCCAGACCTACAACAATCGCCAAGAAGCCAGAAAACAAAGGAAAGAATCGCTACAGGAATGTAGTTGCAT ATGACCATTCTCGTGTTGTTTTGGAGCCATTAGATGAAGATCCTGATTCTGATTACGTTAATGCTTGCTATATTAAG GAGCAGTTTCTAGGATTTGATGAGATTCATCATGGGAGTGGGGGATTATTGCAATAA